One genomic region from Nostoc sphaeroides encodes:
- a CDS encoding DevA family ABC transporter ATP-binding protein codes for MTSKPVISVKNLDHYFGHGQLRKQVLFDINLDINAGEIIIMTGPSGSGKTTLLTLVGGLRSAQSGSLQILEQELCGASKGQLTQARRSNGYIFQAHNLHGSLTVLQNVRMGLEVHNNISPAEMKTRSAQMLEEVGLGHRLNYYPDDLSGGQKQRVAIARALVGRPKIVLADEPTAALDSKSGRDVVNLMQTLAKEQHCTILLVTHDNRILDIADRIVYMEDGKLVNDGAVVAAG; via the coding sequence ATGACTAGCAAACCCGTCATCTCTGTTAAAAATCTCGACCACTATTTTGGTCATGGTCAACTTCGCAAGCAAGTTCTTTTTGATATCAACCTGGATATTAACGCGGGCGAAATTATTATTATGACTGGGCCTTCTGGTTCTGGTAAAACTACACTTCTTACCTTAGTCGGCGGCTTACGTTCTGCCCAATCTGGCAGCTTGCAAATATTGGAACAGGAACTGTGTGGCGCTAGCAAAGGACAACTTACCCAAGCGCGACGCAGTAACGGTTATATTTTCCAAGCGCACAACTTGCACGGTAGCCTGACAGTACTCCAGAACGTCAGAATGGGCTTGGAAGTGCATAATAATATTTCGCCGGCAGAAATGAAAACCCGGTCAGCCCAGATGTTAGAGGAGGTAGGATTAGGGCATCGCCTGAATTATTATCCTGATGATTTATCTGGGGGGCAAAAACAAAGAGTTGCGATCGCTCGTGCGTTGGTCGGTCGTCCTAAAATAGTCTTAGCGGATGAACCCACCGCCGCCCTTGACAGTAAATCGGGACGAGATGTGGTCAACCTCATGCAAACCCTAGCTAAAGAACAGCATTGTACTATTCTTTTGGTTACTCATGACAATCGCATTCTAGATATTGCCGATCGCATCGTCTACATGGAAGATGGCAAGTTAGTAAATGATGGTGCTGTTGTCGCAGCCGGTTAG
- the ntrB gene encoding nitrate ABC transporter permease produces MIFQLNLAAIAAIATQAAWKKTKPVILRDVFILPVLGFLGIIVLWWIVALANNELMPTPPEALIANLDYILNPFYQRGPGNLGIGWLLIASLRRVLLGFSLGAIVAIPLGFLIGMSRPAMLALNPIIQIFKPVSPLAWLPIALAIFNLAEPSAIFVIFITSLWPTIINTALGVSSVPKDYLDVARVLEMPRWRRITKIIWPASLPYIFTGLRISLGIAWLVIVAVEMLTGGIGIGFFVWDEWSRLNLSSVFLAVFIIGVTGLILDYAVGKIQELVTHRPKTSN; encoded by the coding sequence ATGATATTTCAACTAAATTTGGCTGCGATCGCAGCGATCGCAACACAAGCTGCGTGGAAAAAAACAAAACCTGTGATCCTCAGAGATGTCTTCATTCTACCTGTATTGGGGTTCTTGGGAATAATTGTGTTGTGGTGGATTGTTGCACTTGCCAATAATGAATTGATGCCCACCCCGCCAGAAGCGTTAATCGCTAATCTAGACTACATCTTAAATCCCTTCTACCAGCGAGGCCCTGGCAACTTGGGAATTGGTTGGTTGTTAATAGCAAGTTTGCGCCGGGTATTACTAGGCTTTTCGTTAGGTGCGATAGTAGCAATTCCTCTGGGGTTTCTAATTGGCATGTCAAGACCGGCAATGCTAGCACTCAATCCGATCATTCAAATTTTTAAACCCGTATCCCCCCTAGCTTGGCTACCCATCGCCTTAGCAATTTTTAATTTAGCAGAACCTTCCGCCATTTTTGTCATCTTTATTACCTCCTTATGGCCGACAATTATTAATACGGCTTTAGGAGTTTCTAGCGTTCCCAAAGATTACTTAGATGTGGCACGAGTCCTAGAAATGCCCCGTTGGCGACGGATTACAAAAATAATTTGGCCTGCAAGTTTGCCGTATATTTTTACAGGTTTACGAATTAGTTTAGGCATAGCTTGGCTGGTAATCGTCGCCGTGGAAATGCTCACAGGTGGTATTGGTATCGGCTTTTTTGTCTGGGATGAATGGAGTCGCTTAAACCTGAGTTCAGTCTTTTTAGCTGTGTTCATAATTGGTGTAACTGGGTTAATCTTAGATTACGCCGTGGGCAAAATCCAAGAATTAGTAACCCATCGCCCTAAAACTTCCAACTAA
- a CDS encoding sensor histidine kinase has translation MDFSQVLAEKTDTILDKWILAVRKDRRIESADDLSYTAVKDHIPDVLKAMVTVLSKSQDNDIQSMVIASFQHGAIRAEQGFDPAEIAREYHLLRTVIFDALQADLLRGTPEEIIRSMRLIDAIIDEAIARCFKSYVEERLRELQQLQSSLTLHNEELTRLMSANQEYLSQLAHELKHPLTSIIGYSDLFLRQQRRKTERKDTSANLEHIERVLRNGRQLLHLINDVLELSRYDAGQIKLHLAPTDVRELINNVCEMLEPIAAGKNLKVVVDCDGFANAKGEGAPKEIITDPFQCQQIVTNLISNAIRYTESGTIIIMCQVLDNQKWAIAVSDTGIGIAPENQAQIFEPYFRVSFSDRPYLPDSTGLGLAIVSRLVKLLEGEIKLVSEVGVGSTFTVILPLEVKI, from the coding sequence ATGGATTTTAGTCAAGTACTGGCTGAAAAAACGGACACCATCCTCGATAAATGGATTCTAGCAGTTCGCAAGGATAGACGGATTGAAAGTGCTGATGATCTATCTTATACAGCAGTAAAGGATCACATCCCTGATGTTTTGAAAGCAATGGTGACAGTGCTTTCAAAATCTCAAGATAATGATATTCAGTCAATGGTTATTGCCAGTTTCCAGCATGGAGCTATTCGAGCGGAACAAGGCTTTGATCCGGCAGAAATTGCCAGAGAATATCATCTGCTGCGAACAGTAATATTTGATGCTCTACAAGCAGATTTATTGAGGGGAACACCTGAAGAGATAATTCGTTCCATGCGTTTGATTGACGCTATTATAGACGAAGCGATCGCTCGCTGTTTCAAGAGTTATGTTGAGGAGCGGTTGCGAGAATTACAGCAGTTGCAGTCATCACTAACACTCCATAATGAAGAACTTACGCGCTTAATGAGCGCCAATCAAGAGTATCTTTCGCAACTAGCCCACGAATTGAAACATCCTCTAACTTCCATTATTGGTTACTCGGATCTGTTTTTACGCCAACAACGACGAAAAACTGAGAGAAAAGACACCTCAGCCAATCTCGAACATATTGAGCGGGTACTACGCAATGGTAGACAATTACTCCACCTGATCAACGATGTATTAGAACTTTCGCGGTATGACGCAGGGCAGATAAAACTCCACCTAGCCCCCACCGATGTGCGGGAATTAATTAATAATGTCTGTGAAATGCTGGAACCTATAGCTGCTGGGAAAAATTTAAAAGTTGTAGTAGATTGCGATGGCTTTGCCAACGCCAAAGGCGAAGGCGCTCCCAAAGAGATAATCACAGATCCTTTTCAATGCCAACAAATTGTCACAAATCTTATTAGTAATGCGATTCGCTATACAGAGTCGGGGACTATTATTATAATGTGCCAGGTGTTGGATAATCAGAAATGGGCGATCGCAGTTTCTGACACTGGAATTGGCATTGCCCCAGAAAACCAAGCCCAGATATTTGAACCTTACTTTCGCGTCAGTTTTAGCGATCGCCCCTATCTCCCTGATAGTACAGGATTGGGGTTAGCGATCGTTTCGCGGTTAGTAAAACTACTCGAAGGTGAAATTAAGCTAGTCTCTGAGGTGGGAGTTGGTTCTACCTTCACCGTAATTTTGCCCTTAGAAGTGAAGATATGA
- a CDS encoding ABC transporter substrate-binding protein, giving the protein MGDINWTRRDIIKGIGATTAGMALSSCGISGDRSAKGLTEEALAVQPVVRSQDLEKSDLTVGYVPVNDCAPFAIAWKKGFFRKYGLNVTLNREASWATSRDGLIFGRLDASPIVSGAVTNARIGAEGARQAPLCAAMTIHRHGNAMTMNKAMWDFGLRPWYEYQEKYGDGALEAFGRDFRGYFDKQPPENRVWAVVLSSAIYEYFIRYLSAAAGVDPLKEFRVIIVPPPQMLTNVRIGAMQAYMVAEPWNTRAITGNENIGFTFAQGKEVWLGHPDRLLGVMESFIDQYPNTYRSLVKAMIEACQYCSKAENRQEVAELITHRSFTGAIPKKKNAPIAKFTSPGILGNYNYGGFDGKDRTIKAADTTIFFDIPDNLPKQPGEHSTFLWRSRSIWLMTQAARWGQIKEFPKNAEKLAELGWRTDLYREIASEMGIQCPKDDYKVEPPEVFIDKKGFDPSDPVGYLNSFAIRANAPTNFFMS; this is encoded by the coding sequence ATGGGTGATATTAACTGGACTCGACGAGATATTATCAAGGGAATAGGAGCAACAACGGCGGGAATGGCGCTGTCCTCCTGTGGGATTTCAGGAGATAGATCAGCTAAAGGACTAACAGAAGAAGCCTTAGCTGTGCAACCAGTAGTTAGATCCCAAGACCTAGAAAAATCCGATCTTACCGTTGGTTACGTTCCTGTTAATGATTGTGCGCCATTTGCGATCGCCTGGAAAAAAGGCTTCTTCCGCAAATATGGTTTGAACGTCACACTCAACCGCGAAGCCAGTTGGGCCACCTCCCGCGACGGTTTAATTTTTGGTCGCCTGGATGCTTCACCCATAGTATCTGGTGCTGTTACCAACGCCAGAATTGGTGCTGAAGGCGCACGCCAGGCCCCCTTGTGTGCAGCCATGACCATACACCGCCACGGTAACGCCATGACAATGAACAAAGCCATGTGGGATTTTGGGCTACGTCCGTGGTACGAGTATCAAGAAAAATATGGCGATGGCGCTTTAGAAGCCTTTGGGCGCGATTTCCGAGGCTACTTTGACAAGCAACCACCAGAAAACAGAGTTTGGGCAGTAGTATTAAGTTCCGCCATTTACGAATACTTTATCCGTTACTTATCCGCCGCCGCAGGTGTTGATCCGCTTAAAGAGTTTCGCGTCATTATCGTTCCGCCTCCCCAAATGCTGACAAATGTGCGAATTGGGGCAATGCAAGCTTACATGGTTGCAGAACCCTGGAATACACGGGCAATAACAGGTAATGAAAACATCGGCTTTACCTTCGCACAAGGTAAAGAAGTCTGGTTGGGACACCCAGATCGACTTTTGGGGGTGATGGAATCTTTCATTGACCAATATCCCAACACCTATCGTTCCCTAGTCAAGGCGATGATTGAAGCTTGCCAATATTGCAGCAAAGCAGAAAACCGCCAAGAAGTAGCCGAACTCATAACACACCGTTCCTTTACAGGTGCTATACCTAAAAAGAAAAATGCCCCAATTGCGAAATTTACAAGTCCGGGAATTCTCGGAAATTACAACTATGGCGGCTTTGACGGCAAAGATCGCACCATCAAAGCTGCTGACACCACGATTTTCTTCGATATTCCTGACAACCTTCCCAAACAGCCAGGAGAACATTCCACATTCTTATGGAGATCGAGAAGTATCTGGTTGATGACACAAGCCGCGCGGTGGGGACAAATTAAAGAATTTCCCAAAAATGCCGAGAAGCTAGCGGAACTTGGCTGGAGAACAGATTTATATCGGGAGATAGCATCTGAAATGGGCATTCAGTGTCCCAAGGATGATTACAAAGTCGAACCACCAGAAGTATTTATAGATAAGAAAGGCTTCGACCCCAGCGATCCGGTGGGCTATCTAAATAGTTTTGCCATCAGGGCTAATGCTCCCACTAACTTTTTCATGTCTTAA
- a CDS encoding YifB family Mg chelatase-like AAA ATPase codes for MLARVWSASIVGIDAVKVGVEVDVSGGLPGIVVLGLPDSAIQESRERVKATLKNAGFAFPMRKIVINLTPADLRKEGPCFDLPISVGILAASEQLSADLLGDYLFLGEVSLDGSLRPVAGVLPIAAAAQKMGIAGLVIPADNAQEAAVVQELAVYGCKHLSDVVDFLNNPGRYKPVQIDRTTEIATVSYPGADLHDVKGQAHARRALEIAAAGGHNLIFVGPPGSGKTMLARRLPGILPPLSFAESLEVTRIHSVAGLLKNRGSLVRDRPFRSPHHSASGPSLVGGGSFPRPGEISLSHRGVLFLDELTEFKRDVLEFLRQPLEDGYVTISRTKLSVMFPAQFTLVASTNPCPCGYYGDTIQQCTCSPRQREQYWAKLSGPLMDRIDLQVAVNRLKPEEITQQPTGEASITVLQRVQQASDRAITRFQGEANLRCNAHMQSRHLQKWCKLDDASRNLLEIAIRKLGLSARASDRILKVARTIADLAAEDELKTNHVAEAIQYRTIDRMQ; via the coding sequence ATGCTTGCCAGAGTTTGGAGTGCATCAATTGTGGGCATCGATGCCGTCAAAGTCGGCGTAGAAGTCGATGTGTCAGGGGGATTACCGGGAATTGTTGTCTTGGGACTGCCAGATTCAGCGATTCAAGAATCACGAGAAAGAGTCAAAGCAACGCTGAAGAATGCAGGTTTCGCCTTTCCCATGCGAAAAATTGTAATTAATTTGACTCCGGCAGATTTACGGAAAGAAGGCCCCTGTTTCGATTTGCCTATTAGTGTGGGAATTTTGGCGGCTTCTGAGCAACTTAGCGCTGATTTGTTGGGAGATTATCTATTCTTGGGCGAAGTTTCTCTGGATGGCAGTTTGCGTCCGGTGGCTGGTGTTTTGCCGATCGCAGCAGCAGCCCAAAAAATGGGAATTGCAGGTTTAGTTATCCCTGCTGATAATGCCCAAGAAGCGGCGGTGGTTCAAGAGTTGGCTGTTTACGGTTGCAAACATCTGTCTGATGTGGTGGATTTTTTAAATAATCCAGGGCGTTACAAACCTGTGCAAATTGATCGTACAACGGAGATAGCAACAGTATCTTACCCTGGCGCAGATTTGCATGACGTGAAAGGACAAGCTCATGCGCGTCGTGCTTTAGAAATTGCGGCGGCTGGTGGGCATAATCTAATTTTTGTCGGCCCGCCTGGTAGTGGGAAAACCATGTTAGCACGGCGCTTACCAGGTATTTTACCGCCCCTAAGTTTTGCGGAATCTTTAGAAGTGACTCGCATCCATTCGGTAGCTGGTTTATTGAAAAATCGCGGTTCGTTGGTACGCGATCGCCCTTTTCGCAGTCCCCACCACTCAGCATCCGGGCCTTCTCTCGTTGGTGGTGGTAGCTTCCCTCGTCCTGGAGAAATTTCATTATCTCACCGCGGTGTACTTTTTTTGGATGAGTTGACAGAATTTAAACGAGATGTTTTAGAATTTTTGCGCCAGCCTTTGGAAGATGGCTATGTGACAATTTCCCGTACCAAACTATCAGTAATGTTTCCCGCACAGTTTACTTTGGTGGCGAGTACCAATCCCTGTCCATGCGGTTACTATGGCGATACCATCCAACAATGTACTTGTTCTCCCCGTCAACGTGAGCAATATTGGGCAAAACTTTCTGGGCCATTGATGGATCGAATTGATTTACAAGTTGCGGTGAATCGGTTGAAACCAGAAGAAATTACTCAACAACCTACCGGAGAAGCATCAATAACAGTGCTACAACGAGTGCAACAAGCAAGCGATCGCGCCATTACCCGTTTCCAAGGAGAAGCAAATCTGCGTTGCAATGCCCACATGCAAAGTCGTCATCTCCAGAAATGGTGCAAGCTAGATGATGCTAGCCGCAATTTATTAGAAATAGCAATTAGAAAATTAGGTTTATCAGCAAGAGCAAGCGATCGCATTCTCAAAGTAGCACGGACTATTGCAGATTTAGCGGCAGAAGATGAGCTAAAAACCAATCATGTAGCGGAAGCAATTCAGTACCGCACAATCGATAGAATGCAGTAG
- a CDS encoding HlyD family efflux transporter periplasmic adaptor subunit, translating into MEQNRNSESLRSSQNLVRSPVLLAIITALAIGGISVYAVMKFQATANEKQKPPVAVQPVVKTVTALGRLEPKGEVIKLSAPSSTGEGNRVEQLLVKESDRVKAGQVIAIMDNRDRLQASLAEAQKQVQVAKSRLNQVKAGAKQGEIGARQATVNRLQVELEGNIKTQQATINRIEAELLGQQRSLQATVARVAAERRNAEADVQRYETLYKAGAISSQEVDSRRLNAETSTQALIESQATQTRTIATLQQQLNEAKANQNQTLASLQQQIKEAKANLNQTAEVRPTDIANAQAEVDSAQATADKIRVQLAQAYVVAPKAGRILEINTRAGETVGNEGIVALGQTDQMYAVVEVYQSDIKKVRPGQDVRVSSDSLRTELEGRVDWIGMQVKRQNLINTDPSSNIDARVVEVHVQLNKLSSQNASSLTNLQVKAVIQI; encoded by the coding sequence ATGGAGCAAAACAGGAATTCAGAGAGTTTAAGGTCTTCTCAGAATCTTGTGCGATCGCCTGTTCTACTTGCAATAATTACAGCCCTAGCAATAGGCGGAATCAGTGTTTATGCGGTGATGAAGTTCCAGGCAACAGCTAATGAGAAACAAAAACCCCCAGTAGCAGTTCAGCCTGTGGTAAAAACAGTCACAGCATTAGGGCGGTTGGAACCAAAGGGAGAGGTAATAAAACTGTCAGCGCCTTCTTCAACTGGTGAAGGAAATCGGGTAGAGCAACTATTGGTGAAAGAAAGCGATCGCGTTAAAGCTGGGCAAGTAATTGCGATTATGGACAACCGCGATCGCTTACAAGCTAGTTTGGCTGAAGCACAAAAACAAGTTCAAGTTGCCAAATCTCGCCTTAACCAGGTAAAAGCTGGAGCCAAACAGGGAGAAATTGGAGCGCGTCAAGCTACCGTGAATCGTCTGCAAGTAGAACTAGAAGGAAATATTAAAACTCAACAAGCCACAATTAATCGTATAGAAGCAGAACTCCTTGGGCAACAACGGAGCTTGCAAGCAACAGTGGCTCGCGTCGCAGCCGAGAGACGTAATGCCGAAGCTGACGTGCAGCGCTACGAGACTTTATATAAAGCAGGAGCAATTTCTAGCCAAGAAGTTGATAGCAGACGCTTAAACGCCGAAACTTCCACTCAAGCGTTAATTGAAAGTCAAGCCACTCAGACAAGAACTATAGCTACCTTACAACAGCAACTTAACGAAGCAAAAGCCAACCAGAATCAAACCCTCGCCAGCTTGCAACAGCAGATTAAAGAAGCAAAAGCTAACTTGAATCAAACTGCTGAAGTCCGTCCAACAGATATAGCAAACGCACAAGCAGAGGTAGACAGCGCTCAAGCCACGGCGGATAAAATTAGAGTACAACTAGCGCAGGCTTATGTTGTGGCTCCTAAAGCTGGTCGAATTTTGGAGATTAATACACGAGCCGGAGAAACTGTTGGCAATGAAGGAATTGTGGCTCTAGGTCAAACCGACCAGATGTATGCAGTAGTAGAAGTATACCAAAGTGATATCAAAAAAGTGCGTCCGGGACAGGATGTGCGGGTAAGTAGTGATTCCCTACGCACTGAATTAGAGGGAAGAGTGGATTGGATTGGTATGCAGGTAAAACGGCAAAATCTAATCAACACTGATCCCTCTAGTAATATTGATGCCAGAGTAGTGGAAGTCCATGTGCAACTGAATAAACTATCTAGCCAAAATGCTTCGAGCTTAACTAATTTGCAAGTTAAGGCAGTAATTCAAATTTAA
- the devC gene encoding ABC transporter permease DevC, with translation MKLIEQVRRRTPLGWLQLSHEKGRLLVALSGIAFADVLMFMQLGFQNALFESNTILHRSMQADMFVISPQARNLANMSSFTRRRLYQAMDIPGVKSAEGMYINIVDWKNPQTHQKTTILVMGFNPDQQVFNLADVNRQIDAIKLPDTVLFDRASRGDYNDAIAQIDQGKTVTTEIERRTITISGLFSVGASFIADGTLITNDQNFLRLFPRREASGVSLGLIQLQPGYDPKQMKTTLEAYLDDDVKVLTKAEFIEFEINYWKTNTAIGFIFSLGVAMGFMVGVIIVYQVLSTDVNSHIKEYATFKAMGYNNLYLLGVVFEEAIILAVLGFIPGAIAPLGLYHLTRNATNLPLYMTVGRALTVLTLTMIMCIISGAIATRKLQSADPADMF, from the coding sequence ATGAAATTAATCGAACAAGTGCGGCGGCGAACGCCTTTAGGATGGTTGCAACTAAGTCATGAAAAAGGTCGTCTTTTGGTAGCATTGTCAGGCATTGCCTTTGCCGATGTTTTGATGTTCATGCAGCTAGGGTTTCAGAATGCCCTGTTTGAAAGTAACACAATCCTACATCGCAGTATGCAGGCTGATATGTTTGTCATCAGTCCCCAAGCACGCAACCTAGCAAATATGTCTAGCTTTACGCGGCGACGGCTGTATCAAGCAATGGATATACCAGGTGTAAAGTCGGCAGAAGGAATGTATATCAACATTGTTGATTGGAAAAATCCCCAAACACATCAGAAGACGACAATATTAGTTATGGGGTTCAATCCCGATCAGCAAGTGTTTAACTTAGCGGATGTGAATCGCCAGATAGATGCTATTAAGCTACCAGATACCGTTTTGTTCGATCGCGCCTCTAGAGGAGATTATAATGATGCGATCGCCCAAATTGACCAAGGTAAAACTGTCACAACCGAAATAGAACGCCGAACAATTACCATTAGCGGCTTATTTTCAGTCGGGGCTTCCTTCATCGCCGATGGTACTTTAATCACCAACGACCAGAATTTTCTGCGACTATTTCCCAGACGAGAAGCTAGCGGTGTCAGTCTAGGTTTAATACAACTACAACCAGGCTACGACCCAAAGCAAATGAAAACAACTTTAGAAGCTTATTTAGATGATGATGTTAAAGTTTTAACCAAAGCAGAATTTATCGAATTTGAAATAAATTACTGGAAAACAAATACGGCTATCGGCTTTATCTTCAGCCTGGGTGTAGCAATGGGGTTTATGGTGGGCGTGATTATCGTTTATCAAGTTCTTTCTACAGATGTGAATTCCCATATAAAAGAATACGCCACTTTCAAAGCAATGGGGTATAACAATCTCTACTTATTAGGCGTGGTGTTTGAAGAGGCGATAATTTTGGCAGTTTTAGGCTTTATACCAGGAGCGATCGCACCTTTAGGGCTTTATCATTTAACTCGTAATGCTACCAATTTACCACTTTATATGACCGTAGGGCGGGCATTGACGGTATTAACTCTGACTATGATTATGTGCATAATTTCTGGTGCGATCGCCACCCGTAAATTACAGTCCGCCGACCCCGCAGATATGTTTTAA
- a CDS encoding universal stress protein, translating into MLARLQSATGRDDLIEQMVLLPEPKKPFSQKPQTAKSVNLIVAYNASPNSHTALDIAFWIAHQTRLATNAEVTVQAVYVLEDNSKSQYPNVLSLPIQQPTFEYQISEISKSATQVLTQPQLQTVVTPLQQADIILWQARSLAEEWQGCFKSHLRFGCISTELNKVVESEAADILFLGCNSVNHPMIEALGCNFPCAVLGIPSCIDE; encoded by the coding sequence ATGTTAGCACGTCTGCAAAGTGCCACAGGCCGAGATGACTTAATTGAACAAATGGTACTGCTGCCAGAACCAAAAAAACCTTTTTCTCAAAAACCTCAAACAGCAAAATCAGTTAATTTAATTGTTGCATACAACGCATCTCCTAACAGTCATACGGCGCTAGATATTGCCTTTTGGATTGCCCATCAAACGCGTTTAGCCACCAATGCAGAAGTCACCGTTCAAGCCGTTTATGTACTGGAAGACAATTCAAAAAGCCAGTATCCAAATGTCTTGAGCTTACCAATACAACAGCCGACATTTGAGTACCAAATCAGTGAAATATCAAAGTCTGCCACACAGGTATTAACTCAACCCCAATTGCAGACAGTGGTAACTCCCCTGCAACAAGCAGATATAATTCTCTGGCAAGCCCGAAGTCTGGCTGAAGAATGGCAAGGTTGCTTCAAATCTCATTTACGATTTGGCTGCATTTCTACAGAACTTAACAAAGTTGTTGAATCAGAAGCTGCCGATATTCTGTTTCTCGGTTGCAATTCTGTCAATCATCCGATGATTGAGGCTCTAGGTTGTAATTTCCCCTGCGCTGTTTTGGGTATTCCCAGTTGTATTGATGAATAA
- a CDS encoding TetR/AcrR family transcriptional regulator gives MVRIKAGEVDRDNSVDKVEQILQGAMQEFLQHGYAGTSMDRVAVAAGVSKATVYSHFQDKEGLFKVLLEQLASKKNNSIFGTEPIEGEPVAILHQVATKALEQMLNDKEHSAFMRVLIGESGRFPELAQICVRAMIKPVTETLTQYLTAPELKIPDPEATARILIGALVHFHITQNVMHGEDIIPMESDRLIDALTHLINKCAD, from the coding sequence ATGGTACGCATCAAAGCTGGCGAAGTCGATCGAGACAATTCCGTTGATAAAGTGGAGCAAATTCTGCAAGGGGCAATGCAAGAATTCCTTCAACATGGCTATGCTGGTACAAGCATGGATCGGGTAGCAGTAGCAGCAGGTGTTTCTAAAGCGACAGTCTACAGCCACTTTCAAGATAAAGAAGGACTTTTTAAAGTACTGTTAGAGCAACTGGCAAGCAAAAAGAACAACTCCATTTTTGGCACAGAACCTATTGAGGGAGAACCAGTAGCTATACTGCACCAGGTAGCAACCAAAGCATTAGAGCAGATGCTTAATGACAAAGAACATAGTGCATTTATGCGAGTTTTAATTGGGGAATCTGGGCGTTTTCCTGAGTTAGCTCAAATTTGTGTTCGGGCGATGATTAAGCCAGTAACGGAAACTCTGACTCAGTACTTAACGGCTCCTGAATTAAAGATACCTGACCCAGAGGCAACAGCAAGAATTCTCATAGGAGCATTGGTGCATTTTCATATTACTCAAAATGTGATGCATGGAGAGGACATTATACCAATGGAAAGCGATCGCCTGATTGATGCCTTGACACACCTAATCAATAAATGCGCCGATTAG
- a CDS encoding ABC transporter ATP-binding protein: MEYTSLPINTQTKVMPRRGFLEIENLVKSYPTPDKDNFVVLDGVNLTIGEDEYISVIGHSGCGKSTLLKIVAGLEKATSGSVRLDGKEIRQPGAERMMVFQNYSLLPWLTVRENIRLAVDEVLKNANRAEKISIVNQHLAMVNLTAAADKYPDEISGGMKQRVGIARALAIRPKMLLMDEPFGALDALTRGKLQRQVLDIWENNRQAVMMITHDVDEAIYMSDRIVLMTNGPSASIGEILEVPFEHPRDRAAMRNSKEYFELRNHALNFLDRYFAQDE, from the coding sequence ATGGAATATACTTCATTACCTATTAATACCCAGACCAAAGTTATGCCCCGCCGTGGCTTTTTAGAAATTGAAAATTTAGTCAAGTCTTATCCGACACCTGATAAAGATAACTTTGTTGTTTTAGATGGAGTTAATCTTACGATTGGTGAAGATGAATATATTTCTGTAATTGGTCACTCAGGTTGTGGAAAATCAACCCTACTAAAGATAGTAGCTGGTTTAGAAAAAGCCACTTCCGGCTCAGTAAGGCTAGATGGAAAAGAAATTCGTCAGCCAGGAGCCGAACGGATGATGGTATTTCAGAACTATTCACTGTTACCTTGGTTAACAGTACGAGAAAATATCCGGTTAGCTGTGGATGAAGTGTTAAAAAATGCTAATCGTGCCGAGAAAATTAGCATTGTAAATCAACACTTGGCAATGGTAAACTTGACGGCGGCGGCTGACAAATATCCTGATGAAATCTCTGGAGGTATGAAACAACGAGTAGGTATTGCCAGAGCTTTAGCAATTCGTCCGAAAATGTTGCTGATGGATGAACCTTTTGGGGCGCTAGATGCACTAACTCGTGGCAAATTACAACGGCAGGTATTGGATATTTGGGAAAATAATCGTCAAGCAGTGATGATGATTACCCACGATGTAGACGAAGCAATTTATATGTCCGATCGCATCGTCTTGATGACCAATGGCCCATCTGCTAGTATAGGAGAGATATTAGAAGTTCCTTTTGAACATCCACGCGATCGCGCTGCCATGCGAAACTCAAAAGAATATTTTGAACTTCGCAACCACGCTCTGAATTTCCTCGATCGATATTTTGCCCAAGACGAGTAA